In Rhinolophus ferrumequinum isolate MPI-CBG mRhiFer1 chromosome 8, mRhiFer1_v1.p, whole genome shotgun sequence, the DNA window AAACACTCAGATTGGCATCCACAATGCAACCCTGAAGAGATCTGGGCTTTCTTTCTCCAGTCTTCCTTGGTCTATCATAGGAATGCCCCTTACTCAGGAGCAGGCGGACACGGCCATGGGTCACAACACCCTGTTTCATGGGGAGACCTTGTTTGTCATTCCCACCACTGATTCGAACCATATAACTCTTCCATTCTTCAGCCAGAGTGCCAGCAGCAACTTCTGTGGCCACACGCTTCTCCGAAAAGGTACAGAGTTTGAGTTCATCATCTACTTCAATGAGTTTCTGGCAGCCGGTGGCTGGGAAAAAGATGTTCAGCTTCATCCTGAAGCAGCTGGCTGCTCCAGGGCAGCAAAAAAAGTGGCCCATGCTGCCTGCTCTTCGTTATATAAAAGTTCAGAcctgaaaaaaatcagtcttcTTGTAGTGAATATTTTCTGTGCTCCTCCCAGGTGTTCTAGAATATATGTGTTAAAACAaccaataaaataatgaaaagcaaactAAGCTGATCCTTTTTTTTCCACGTTTTTCTTAGTGACCACAGTGACCAgatatgtttttgagatttgtctctttttttccttttagagatGGGAAGTTGATGGTTGCTTGAtattagaatgaaaacaaaacaccactCAAGTTGTTTCAAGGatggttgaattaaaaaaaaaaaaccctcctgaTTCTATAGCCCTTGGGGGTCCTTGCTAGGCTTTTTTCTaatggaacacaatagaaatTTACTCTCATATCATTCTTGTCTTCTCCTCATCTTCCttaccagtttttattttttaaagctcgaATAAAAGTAGGTCTCGTTTACATTTTCAGGGTCTCATATGTCAATGATTCCTAGGGAATTTCTTAGTATTTATAATTAGATAGTGTTGAGATTTTAGTACCTTGCTCTTAATTTTGTGCATCATACTTCCTGAATGAATtagatttatttacttatgtgGGTTATGCTCGAGGCTTTGTTGGCCACATACAAATATATCTTTAAGGAGAGGAAGTTACTTATTTGTGGAGACatataaacaatttatttcttctgtttggtGCGATGGAAGTGCAAAATTGATCAGAGAATATCTTACTCATTCTAATAATTGTGttatcttttattaaataaaagaatcgCCAGGAAAGTCTCTCTTAGCTAACAATTTTACTGTGAAGAATAAGGAACACAGCTATATTTATTCAGGTAGTAGTCCATTAGTAGTCTGTAAGCAGCAGCTTTTGCTATTTTAGTAAGACGTGCAATTGGCAGAGTGATATTCAGTTAAAAAATCCTGATTGAGCCATGTTTCCCTTAGTGGTTGATATGAAAGCCATTGTTGTTTTGCTCACCAACTGGCAGACCTTCAATTATTCTGAATTTAGAAGTTGTTTACTAtactttgaaagtttaaaaatgagcCCTCCCTGAGAAACAAAAAGCTGGGTGTTTGCCATTCTTGTAATTGAAAAGtagaattttaatgaaagaaaaatcaatccaCCAATTCAATGTTgagattattttcagttttgaaggcttaagtgttttttaaaatgacagtaatCAAAGCCTCCATTACTGTGCCCCAGCGTATTCGGGCAGTGTTTTGATCTAGAACGTCCGAGCTGCAAGGGGGAGATAATCAATACATTTCTGGGGTTGACATGGATTCCATGAGAAGATTTGGTTTGAGGATTTCATCCTCTTAGGCCTTCCTCTGTGCCTTCAGCAGCTGTCTGGAATATCTCTCCTGCTGGTCTTCCTGGATGTCCTGGGTGCCGACAGCATGGGAGCTCAGTTTTCTACTTGTTGAGGGGTTAGCAGGATGCTGGGGACAGAGTCTGGGTAGGGAGCTCAGGTGAACCTGCAATGGAGCTGGTGCTTCCCGTGCGTAGGCCATGGCAGAGTGGccctcattttctccctccctccctccgtctcagcctccctccctccttccctcactcgcttcttccctccctccctccttcctttccttccttttatttctgtaccTCTACCATCTGGCAGGCGCTATGCTATTGTGGAGCTTAGAGTCTAGTGAGGAATAGACACCATAGGTATTTACAAGTGCACTGGGTTGCTGGGATGCTTTGCAGCAGAGGGCGGATGGTGAGATGCAGCTGTGGGTACCTCCTCTCGGCTACTCCTATAGATAATAAAATGGAGGCTCAGacagatgaagtgacttgctACAGTTACTGAGCTAGAACAAAGGTCCAAGCCCAGGTTCTTTTGACTACATCCGATGACTTGCCATGTTAGTGACATTTTAGAAGATTCACATTTTTGCTTAAGGAAAGGAAACTTTCCCTTAAAAACCTTCTAAAAAACATAATGCTTACCTCTTTTATGTTAACTTACAATTCATGAATGCTAGCATATGTTTATACAGCACTTTATCATTTTCAGTGCAGTTTAGCGCATGTTATTTTAATTACCATTTTTCTGATCAGACAGGggagttattttttgtttttgttgttggttttattctgttttggcTTTTAAATACCCATTATATAGAAGAGAAAGTaggggcccagagaggttaagtgagttgCCCATAGGTACAGAGCTGCAGGATCCAAGACCAGACCTGGATATCCTGATCCCCAGTCTGCTGCTGTTTCAAACAAAGAGGCTTCCTTCTTCTGTGATGTCACACACGCCCTGCATTTTAGGCCTCATGATGCTTATGGGGTTGCAGCCATGAGGGTTGTATAAAACAGTGAAACTGATATGACCCTTGCCTTCTGGCAGTTTATAGTCTAAGTAAAGTAAAGAGTTTCTGCATATACAGGAAAtcgtcccttcccttccccccctgcctcccccgcccccaccgtgTTACCTATTTAGccttcaaatttaaaaagaagtaaaacttcaTGACAGTGCACTTCAAACCCCATTTTCCCTCTCACAGGCAAtaactttctcctttcccttcacttACCCACTTGACAGTAGTGAGAATATTTGCTGGTGAGTTGGGAAAAAAGGAACCTGGGAATCTTCTGATCGCCTGGCCTTCTTTTGAGGAGTATTAGTGGATCAGTCTTCTCCATGCTCCAGGTCCTTATTTTTACTGGGCAGCCTGCACAGTGCTTCTCACACTTGGCTCATCCTCAGCATCTCATGGGACCCACCCCTGGAGCTTTTGTTCCAGAAGCCAGGGGTGGGGCGTCCAGTTGCTCTCGGGATGAACCTGGAACCCGTTCACTTAATAGGACCACTCTCAACAGCACCATCCTTACTAAGTTgcaaattcctgagaatggggaGGAAACGAATCCTTCCTTCCCCTATCTCTAACCGTTTGGCCCAGCTACCATGGGGTAACTAGATAGTCTTTCAGGAataattcttttctctccacCAAGTTGCCCATGGATTCAGATGACACTTTTGTGACAGGGATGAATATTTTAGGGATCTCAAATAGACCACTGTCATTATTTATCACTGTATATGTAGAGACTATAGATCTACCTTCAGTTtggttcaagaaatatttgcctaaTGAGAGAATACCTCCTATGTATTGGTCCATGGCTTCCTTATTATagccattaaaattgtaatgccaTATTTACACATTTGGTTTGCTGCCTTTAAATATgacatttccaaaaaaaatggaaaccaagGAACTGTCACATTTGTTTGAATGTAAATATCTGAAACCTGAAAACCATGTAAATTCTTAAATAGTACAGTATATATGAAGATGTACTGAAAGTAACAATTATTAAGATGTTCTTAAAGGAACAAAACtacaaagtaaacaaaatgaaaaccctCCACACCAAAAGCAGTTGCCATTTTGTAATAGTTACACCCATATTTGCTTCCATGTCTTGTAGTTTCTTAACAAATTACGGTGAAATCAGGTTAGTTGAAACATGAATGAAAATGTACAACATAAATGGGGATTCTTTTCACCTTCATGTTCATGGCGACATTTTCTTGGGTAATCAACATGCCATCGTAATAGTGCCCTTAAGATCAGATATTATGTAACCTTAAATTATAGGAAACAGAATATGCCTAAAGGACAATTCTGGAATGTATAACTGGCAGCATGCAGTTGACAGGGTTTCCGAGGCTGCTGAGGCCAGCAAGTCAAGTATGTGGAGTGCTAGGTCCTCAGGAAAACTTGGTGCAACATTTGAGTCCCCATCTGAAAAGAATACGTGTCATTAGTTAGGATGGGAACTATGTGCAGCAACTGTACTTGTAGACCTTGAGTGATAATTCTTACCCCAGAGGATGCAGAAACACTGGCTAACCGTAAGTCATGAACAGCATCTGCTAGAATATGGTGAAATCTGGGTAAAAGAGTAGGACGCCCCCTTACCCCCTGTGTCtttgattgaaaatattttaggggGACAAAGGCTAGAGGGAAATCTCTTTATGCAAATGTATTcctgaagagaaagaaggaaaaaaagagaagtttggTTGTGTTACCTGCCACAATTAatcctttaattctaaattcttttagATAATGATTAAACTGagaacaataataagaaaatacataccagatgaaataatttttaaccaGTGACAGGAACTTAGAACCGATCCCAAATAATTTAtcataacacttttatttttcatttgtccttttcCCCCATGTAATAGTTTTAAGTGGCACtcttatgaaataaataattaaagaccaaccatatttttttaatatcctgaCCAATATTTTGGCTGTTATTCAGAAGACtaggaattttgaaaattaaataaaggtTTCTAAAATAACAACTtcagaaagttttatttaatttgtggaataattctgttctctttctctctctcgctctctctcgctttctctcttttttccaatAGTGCCTTTATTAATTTAGTCTAGTTACTTAGTGCTTATATTAAATAATCTAATAAAAGTCAGGGTTATAACATAACGTTTCCCAAATGTGAAGCAGCATCTATTACATGAGACAAAATCTTTGTGCtgcaaaatgtaaaaaccatgtGTAGAATTACAAGACACCAAATggtactgtatatattttttaagtagaatGTTTCTGTAGCATAAGAGGAAGCTCAAGAAAAGATTGATAGACAGCTGGATATCATTATAGTTTGTTCAGAAAGTGCTCTAAattcatatttcaattttttattactaataatgTTCCTGATGATAATTTCCCCTGAAAGATACAGATATGACGTAAGaataaaagttaatttcttaAAGAGTGAGAAAAACCACCTTGTTTGTGTTTGTCAATAATACCTGCATTGATGCAGATAGAGAGGACCTCTCTGTGGGgatgaggctgtgtgtgtgtgtgtgtgtgtgtgtgtgtgtgtgtgtgtgtgtgtgtattttttagaTAATCTATGTAACAATGTAGGCTCAACATTTATTCTGAAtcactgaattatttatttttgtctggtgttttcttttgtattgttATAA includes these proteins:
- the LOC117025836 gene encoding 40S ribosomal protein S6-like, which translates into the protein MKLNIFFPATGCQKLIEVDDELKLCTFSEKRVATEVAAGTLAEEWKSYMVRISGGNDKQGLPMKQGVVTHGRVRLLLSKGHSYDRPRKTGERKPRSLQGCIVDANLSVYNLVIVKKEEKDIPGLTDTTVPCHLGPKRMKKAKEKHQEQIAKRQAGYPL